One window of the Streptomyces sp. NBC_00259 genome contains the following:
- a CDS encoding TetR/AcrR family transcriptional regulator has translation MPRAALTREEVLDTAAELVKQHGPDALTMRKLASELGSAVTSIYWHVGNRESLLDALVERTVQEMGAIRPTGRTPAARIVSLARGLRRELRARPHLIAMVHEHGLTERMFLPVRRTLVREVHAAGLRGSRAADAVRAVQFQIVGFVLVERNRERAPVQSPAEEDLWTGATADEDPALARALARPADPERLFTLSVEALVTSLLA, from the coding sequence ATGCCACGCGCCGCCCTGACCCGCGAAGAGGTGCTGGACACCGCGGCGGAGCTGGTGAAGCAGCACGGCCCGGACGCCCTCACCATGCGCAAGCTCGCCTCCGAACTCGGCTCCGCCGTCACGTCGATCTACTGGCACGTCGGCAATCGCGAGTCGCTGCTGGACGCGCTCGTGGAGCGGACCGTCCAGGAGATGGGCGCGATCCGGCCCACGGGGCGCACCCCGGCCGCCCGGATCGTCTCCCTCGCCCGCGGTCTGCGCCGCGAGCTGCGCGCCAGGCCGCACCTCATCGCGATGGTCCACGAACACGGCCTGACGGAACGCATGTTCCTGCCCGTCCGGCGCACCCTCGTCCGGGAGGTGCACGCCGCCGGGCTGCGCGGCTCGCGCGCCGCCGACGCGGTACGGGCGGTGCAGTTCCAGATCGTGGGCTTCGTCCTGGTCGAACGCAATCGCGAACGCGCGCCCGTGCAGTCGCCCGCCGAGGAGGATCTGTGGACCGGCGCCACCGCCGACGAGGACCCGGCCCTCGCCCGCGCCCTGGCCCGCCCGGCCGATCCGGAGAGGCTCTTCACGCTCTCCGTGGAGGCGCTCGTGACGTCGCTGCTCGCGTAG
- a CDS encoding amidohydrolase family protein yields the protein MTDPHAPAPNDPYLIVSSDCHAGLPTERYRPYLDSRFHRDFDEFLAGRDRRREEMTRLGVRNEAFADKWFSDNEEGLRGGWDTAQRLKELDGDGVAAEVVFPDADAVDSRTAAPFGVGLGLSGDQDPDLGMAGAQAHNRWLAEFVSGHPQRHCGVALLPVTGDTDRVVAEIHRAKESGLGALMIPSMWVDKAPYHDRRYDPVWAAAAETAMPLVTHSGAAPRHEYGDHLGIYVSEVTWWPARPLWFLLWSGVFERHPGLRFGVAESGCWWLPNLLWFMDRLYLGAHGGKKLSPFAELKRPPSEYLDRQVFICATNTKRRELAQRYEIGVDNILWGSDFPHPEGTWPDTRTWLRNTFHDIPVAETRRILGLAAAEVFGFDTAALAPVARRIGPTPADLGQSDDQAAVEASWARSREVGRHWLTDHDFPSLGVTP from the coding sequence ATGACGGACCCGCACGCACCGGCACCGAACGACCCTTATCTGATCGTGTCCTCCGACTGTCACGCCGGGCTGCCCACCGAGCGGTACCGGCCCTACCTCGACTCCCGTTTCCACCGCGACTTCGACGAGTTCCTCGCGGGACGCGACCGCCGCCGCGAGGAGATGACCCGCCTCGGCGTACGCAACGAGGCGTTCGCCGACAAGTGGTTCAGCGACAACGAGGAAGGACTGCGCGGTGGCTGGGACACCGCGCAGCGCCTCAAGGAACTCGACGGCGACGGCGTGGCCGCCGAGGTCGTCTTCCCCGACGCGGACGCCGTCGACAGCCGCACCGCCGCGCCCTTCGGCGTCGGCCTCGGGCTCTCCGGCGACCAGGACCCGGACCTCGGCATGGCGGGAGCGCAGGCGCACAACCGCTGGCTCGCCGAGTTCGTGTCCGGGCATCCCCAACGGCACTGCGGAGTCGCCCTGCTCCCCGTCACCGGTGACACCGACCGTGTGGTCGCGGAGATCCACCGGGCCAAGGAGTCCGGGCTCGGCGCGCTGATGATCCCCTCCATGTGGGTGGACAAGGCCCCGTACCACGACCGGCGTTACGACCCCGTCTGGGCGGCCGCCGCCGAGACCGCCATGCCCCTGGTCACCCACTCCGGCGCCGCCCCGCGCCACGAGTACGGCGACCACCTCGGGATCTACGTCTCCGAGGTCACCTGGTGGCCCGCCCGGCCGCTCTGGTTCCTGCTCTGGTCCGGCGTCTTCGAGCGCCACCCGGGCCTGAGGTTCGGCGTCGCCGAATCCGGCTGCTGGTGGCTGCCGAACCTCCTCTGGTTCATGGACCGCCTCTACCTCGGCGCCCACGGCGGGAAGAAGCTCTCGCCCTTCGCGGAGCTGAAGCGCCCGCCCAGCGAGTACCTGGACCGGCAGGTCTTCATCTGCGCCACCAACACCAAGCGGCGCGAACTCGCGCAGCGCTACGAGATCGGCGTCGACAACATCCTCTGGGGCAGCGACTTCCCGCACCCCGAAGGCACCTGGCCCGACACCCGGACCTGGCTGAGGAACACCTTCCACGACATCCCGGTCGCCGAGACCCGCCGCATCCTGGGCCTCGCGGCCGCCGAGGTCTTCGGCTTCGACACCGCCGCGCTCGCCCCGGTCGCCCGCCGCATCGGCCCGACCCCCGCCGACCTCGGCCAGTCCGACGACCAGGCGGCCGTCGAGGCGTCCTGGGCGCGCTCGCGCGAGGTGGGCCGCCACTGGCTGACCGACCACGACTTCCCCTCCCTGGGGGTCACGCCATGA
- a CDS encoding SDR family NAD(P)-dependent oxidoreductase, whose protein sequence is MRLARGQVAVVTGAASGIGLAMARRFAAEGLKVVLADVEESALRKAADALEAEGADVLAQVVDVSERDSVRALADAAYAAFGAVHVLCNNAGVGSGAEGRMWEHEPNDWKWAFAVNVGGVFHGVQAFVPRMIAGGEPGHVVNTSSGDGGIAPLPTASVYAVTKAAVVTLTESLYAHLKAEGVPVAASVLFPGPHMLRTGLWESHRNRPARYAKERPRRTPYRSLDQWEAAMKAAGHDVVFTPVEEVAEHVVDGIRAGRFWMLPASEHSDRQIRARARSMLDRADPSYLESFVLD, encoded by the coding sequence ATGAGGCTCGCACGAGGACAGGTCGCCGTCGTCACCGGCGCGGCGAGCGGCATCGGGCTGGCGATGGCACGGCGGTTCGCGGCGGAAGGGCTGAAAGTCGTCCTCGCGGACGTCGAGGAGAGCGCCCTGCGCAAGGCCGCGGACGCACTGGAGGCGGAGGGCGCGGACGTCCTCGCCCAGGTGGTGGACGTCTCGGAACGCGACTCCGTACGAGCGCTCGCCGACGCGGCGTACGCGGCCTTCGGTGCCGTGCACGTGCTGTGCAACAACGCGGGCGTCGGCTCGGGTGCCGAGGGCCGGATGTGGGAGCACGAACCGAACGACTGGAAATGGGCGTTCGCCGTCAACGTCGGGGGCGTCTTCCACGGCGTCCAGGCCTTCGTCCCGCGGATGATCGCCGGCGGTGAGCCGGGCCATGTCGTCAACACGTCGTCCGGCGACGGCGGAATCGCACCACTGCCGACCGCGTCCGTGTACGCCGTCACCAAGGCCGCCGTCGTGACCCTGACCGAGTCGCTGTACGCGCATCTGAAGGCGGAGGGCGTCCCCGTCGCAGCGTCCGTGCTCTTCCCCGGCCCGCACATGCTCCGCACCGGCCTGTGGGAGTCGCACCGCAACCGCCCGGCCCGCTACGCCAAGGAGCGGCCGCGCAGAACCCCGTACCGCAGCCTCGACCAGTGGGAGGCGGCGATGAAGGCCGCGGGCCACGACGTGGTCTTCACCCCGGTCGAGGAGGTCGCCGAGCACGTCGTGGACGGCATCAGGGCCGGCCGCTTCTGGATGCTCCCGGCGAGCGAGCACAGCGACCGCCAGATCCGGGCACGCGCGCGGTCGATGCTCGACCGCGCCGACCCGTCCTACCTCGAAAGCTTCGTACTGGACTGA
- a CDS encoding DEDDh family exonuclease has translation MLDDRTTAATAWPAVYPQGYAVVDVETTGLARDDRIVSAAVYRLDAQGNVEDHWYSLVNPERDPGPVWIHGLTSEVLESAPLFGDIAHEFAHRLDGRVLVAHNAIFDWSMIAREYARAERVAPVRQRLCTIALSKELALPLPNHKLESLAAHFGVVQQRAHHALDDARVLAEAFRPSLHAAAEQGVRLPLLECRPLTEWSSAPTAPRIVHQASGPSSYRANGWRPSRKRPPCPYPNPGRYEADKPLKMGMRVAFSGDTSVERELLEDRAVEAGLHVATSVSRLTSLLVTNDPDAPTSKTVRAKSYGTPIVDEAAFTQLLRDVAPAQE, from the coding sequence ATGCTCGACGACCGTACGACAGCAGCAACGGCGTGGCCGGCCGTGTATCCGCAGGGGTACGCGGTCGTCGACGTGGAGACCACCGGACTCGCACGCGACGACCGGATAGTGTCGGCTGCCGTCTATCGGCTGGATGCCCAGGGCAATGTCGAGGACCACTGGTACTCGTTGGTGAATCCCGAGCGGGATCCGGGTCCGGTGTGGATCCACGGACTGACGAGCGAGGTGCTGGAGAGTGCGCCTCTTTTCGGTGACATCGCCCATGAATTCGCCCACCGGCTGGACGGCCGGGTGCTCGTCGCGCACAACGCCATCTTCGACTGGTCCATGATCGCCAGAGAGTACGCACGGGCTGAGCGCGTCGCTCCCGTGCGGCAGCGGCTGTGCACGATCGCGCTGTCCAAGGAGCTGGCGCTCCCGTTGCCCAACCACAAGCTGGAGTCGCTCGCCGCGCACTTCGGCGTCGTCCAGCAGCGCGCGCACCACGCGCTGGACGACGCGCGCGTGCTGGCCGAGGCGTTCCGGCCGAGTCTGCACGCGGCGGCGGAGCAGGGGGTGCGGCTGCCGCTGCTGGAGTGCAGGCCGCTGACCGAGTGGTCGTCGGCTCCCACCGCGCCGCGCATCGTCCACCAGGCGTCGGGGCCTTCCTCGTACCGGGCGAACGGCTGGCGCCCCTCGCGCAAGCGGCCCCCGTGCCCGTACCCCAACCCCGGGCGCTATGAAGCGGACAAGCCGCTCAAAATGGGCATGAGGGTCGCCTTCTCGGGTGACACCTCCGTCGAGCGGGAGCTGCTGGAGGACCGCGCGGTCGAGGCGGGCCTCCATGTCGCGACGAGCGTCTCCCGGCTGACGAGTCTGCTCGTCACCAATGATCCGGACGCGCCGACGTCGAAGACGGTCCGGGCGAAGTCGTACGGAACGCCGATCGTCGACGAGGCCGCGTTCACACAGCTGCTGAGGGACGTGGCTCCGGCGCAGGAGTGA
- a CDS encoding acetoacetate decarboxylase family protein — protein MARVRYGARTEAEIAAARAAGAKLPDIWSTGVVAVWETDPDAVAAVLPPPLKPTEHPLVRANISTVDLPGYPLGAGSVAVAAAHGDQRGWYPLVMPMTHERALIGGREVFGEPKKLGEVTVERDGLVVRASLARHGIAFVEVRGAVSGPLPLPEPAEKVDFYFKFLPAVDGAGSGFDTDPVLVHCTRHERVRKLEKVTGDVVLRESMYDPVADLPVRKLVELTLGEKTTDQQGRVAERVSARDLLPYIHQRYDDPQQILDGPPEGSVR, from the coding sequence ATGGCACGCGTACGGTACGGCGCGCGCACCGAGGCCGAGATCGCGGCGGCCCGAGCGGCCGGAGCCAAGCTCCCCGACATCTGGTCCACGGGCGTGGTGGCGGTGTGGGAGACCGACCCGGACGCGGTCGCGGCCGTCCTGCCGCCACCGCTCAAACCCACCGAACACCCCCTCGTGCGGGCGAACATCAGCACGGTGGACCTGCCCGGCTACCCGCTGGGCGCCGGCTCGGTCGCGGTCGCCGCCGCCCACGGCGACCAGCGGGGCTGGTATCCGCTGGTCATGCCGATGACCCATGAGCGCGCCCTGATCGGCGGCCGCGAGGTCTTCGGCGAACCGAAGAAGCTGGGCGAGGTGACCGTCGAGCGCGACGGTCTGGTCGTACGGGCGTCGCTCGCCCGGCACGGCATCGCGTTCGTCGAGGTGCGGGGCGCGGTGAGCGGCCCGCTTCCGCTGCCGGAGCCGGCCGAGAAGGTGGACTTCTACTTCAAGTTCCTCCCGGCCGTGGACGGCGCCGGTTCCGGCTTCGACACGGACCCCGTGCTGGTGCACTGCACGCGGCACGAGAGGGTGCGCAAGCTCGAAAAGGTCACCGGTGATGTCGTCCTGCGCGAGTCCATGTACGACCCCGTCGCCGATCTGCCCGTACGGAAGCTGGTCGAGCTCACCCTCGGCGAGAAGACCACCGACCAGCAGGGCCGGGTGGCCGAGCGGGTCAGCGCCCGGGACCTGCTGCCGTACATCCACCAGCGCTACGACGACCCGCAGCAGATCCTCGACGGACCGCCGGAGGGCAGCGTCCGATGA